The genomic interval gaaagagagagcatgagcatgggcggggcagagacagaaggagagagagaatcccaagcaggctctgcactatcagcagggagccctacctggggcttgaacccatgaacacaggagatcatgacctgggcagaaaccaagagttggatgtttaaccaactgagccacccaagagcccccgatgatttttttttttaataccttgtAATTCATGAAGGTCCCACATACAAGCAGGCTATCCTTATGCTTTCTCCCTGAACCAGAATGCCATCAGCATgtaagaaaggaaggaggcaaaGCTGCGGGAAACGTCATATTATCCTAAAACCACCCTCTGTAGAATCAGACCTGCCAGACCACTGACCCTGGAATGTGGGTGGCTTCCTCCCTGGAGGATGCTCTTGGTGGAGCTCTTGCCTCCAAAGGACGTGGAATGCATTCATCATGGCTAATGGGCAACCGCGAATCTAGGGTCACCAGCATTTCCACCTTCCTACAAATTCCTCATAGCTGTGTGCAAAGTGTTTACATGGTTCTGGGCGTTGTGTCCCCTGCAAGGAGGGGCATAGGCAGAGAGTAAGGAAGTCTTCTTACCTGGGCTTTCACTTTGGTAGCCGGGGAGATTTGAGGCTCCCAGAGGCTGTGTGATTTACACAGAGCTGTAGTATTGCTCTGAGGGGCAGATGCCTGCATACTGTACCACAAACCTAGAGCAAGAATGGTTTCCTTTCTTATATCTGCACATCAATCTTGGTCTCTTATCTTATCTCTTTTTCTAGGGCCAGAaatgggagggagaagaggggtgaaagattcttttctttccttgtttttttttaagcttatttatttactttgagagggagggagagagacagtgtgtgagagaagggcagagagagagaattccaagcaggccctgctctGACAAAGCACGCAACTCGGGGCTCAGTGTGGGATCTAACTCATGGCTCAATCCCAAGAGAcggagactcaactgactgagccacccaggcaccccccgcccTTGGTCTTCTTATATTGATCTGACATTGAATAGACCGATCATCCATCTGTCACAGTAACCAGACATTTAACACCAGCCTAAatccatgtttttcttcttttaaaatgtgacgATTCAGGCTTTTGTTAAGTTATGAAATGCCTTCATCTCAGACCACATGTAAGGAACCGCACAGCTAAGTACCAAATGTTATAAATcgaaaaggaaaagtgaaaaaaggGGCTAAATATTTAAGTGTGAAAGTCAGCCTCTAAGTACTGAGTCCTCCCAAATTATATGACAAGGGTGGAAACAACAGACAGAATGTGGGAAGATGACGGCCgcacagagagggaggccagGAAAGCCAGAGTGCACAGGACAAGAGCAAACGCTGTTCCTCACGCCAGTCGCCCTGAGATTCAGAGCCCAAACGCGGTATTTTCCAGAGTATGCTGGCATGTTTATCGCCCAGCAGGCCCTGCCCTGCTGTTTGAGAGTACCTACCAGTGTTTCCAACTTGGCAGGCCCCCAAAACCAGAACAATGATTGTTTTTCTCTCGCTATAATAATGCTGTTGAGTTCATCAGAgatccattttgtatttttcatggaGTCCAAAGCATGAGATTTCCTATCatgttttatgtagtttttaaactttttttttttagtgttttatttatttttgagacagagagaggcagagcatgagtggggaggggcagagaaagagggagacacagaatctgaagcaggctccaggctccgagccgtcagcacagagcctgacgcggggcttgaacacatgaacgtgcgatcatgacctgagccgaagccggacgcttaaccgactgagccacccaggcgcccctcatgttttatgtagtttttaatGCTGTTGAGTTCATCAGAGATCCATTTTGTATTATTCATGGAGTCCAAAGCATGAGATTTTCTATCatgttttatgtagttttaaaaataatcgaTCTGGTCCATTAGTAAAGGTCGAAATGTTTTGATCAGAAAGAAGGAGCTGTTCCTAGAATCTCATTCTTGatctaaattaaaatgtatgaaaaaaaaccctacccaTGTGATACAGTATATGCACAAGTACAGATATTTCTCAACTCACGAGTCTTAGAGAGACAACTATGGTGCAAAGCCTCATGCTTGGCCATTCGTTCATTCACTCACTCgcttttctaatatatatttattgaccaTTGACTATGTGTTCTAAGCACTGAGGACGCAGCAGtcaacaagacagaaaaatgaCCCCAAATTCATGCAACTAATAATGGGGAGGAGGTCAAGAACAACCTCATGCAAATAAGCCAATATGATTATTCCAAATAGTGGTAAACTCTTTGAAGGAAGAATAGGAGGAGTGGTCAGCTCAGCTCCTCTGAGCTGCTGACACCTGGctgatgaacaggggaggaaagagaaggcctgaaacaaaggccctggggtaagAGAGGGTCTGACAaattggaggaaagaaagaacatcaCTGTGGACTGACAGCAGTAATGCCCATGGGGGTAACGATTTAGCAAGATGAACACAAAAGAACGTGATCAGTTGTAAAGCCTTATGCCATTGAAAGATACCACTTGGTATCACCTGATTCTGCATCTAGAAAGGATCCGAGAGAACTGTAGATTTCCTTTCCATCTTGTATGTCTACCGAAAGGGAGCAGGCTCTTGAAAAGCCTTTCCAAGTACAGCACGTTGCCGACCCCTGAAACACGGAATCACACATACCTGGGATCCTATTGAGTGTCACCCAGAAATGTTCATCAGGACTGAAAGTGTCTTTGGACCACTGGAGCAAGTCAACCGCCCGCGGGTCACGGAGGACAAAGTCGGTAAACTCTCTTGATAGAGCAACATAGGCAGAGCCAAAGTAAATGGTGAGGTTATGGGGAGGAGGTGGTTTCAAAGCTGTGGTTCTGATCACATAGGAAAGGTCTTTGCCCAGGTGCTCCCGGTGGACGTATTTAGTCCGTCCGATAGCGTGGGCCGGGGGCAGCACCCCTGGGGTAATGTTCTTCCCTTTAAATCCTTTCAGATATTGAACTATCTCCTTGTTGGTTTTCAGAGGGAAGTCTTGGCCACACATGTTGATGACGTACCTCCAGGGGACCTTGGAGGCCGCAAGGTCTTTGACGCAGTTCaggtcagcctggagcctggaaatCCCGCCGTAGACCACTGGCTCCATCTTCGAAGCCAGAAAAGCATTTGGGAAGCAGCTTAGTAATTGCTCGACAGCTCCTTTAAATTCGACCGTCGCCTTTTCATCCACGTGAACACAGTAGACATTCTGAGGCATGTAAATAGCTCTAAAGAGCCTTGCAAAGGTATCGAAATGGTGATGGATGACCATTATATATGCCAAAGGAAAGTCAGCTTCTTCTTTAGATAAAGGGGCCGTGATGTAGTGGCTTTGGGTCAGGTATTCCTTGCAAGAAGACTTCTCATGTAACCTCAGTTTGTTTCTCCACAGGAAAGGCATTTTGCCTCTGATAAAGGATGTGCAAACCTGAGTCAGCATCCAAGTGTCTGAATTATTTAGCCTCTGGAAGCCTTGCTCGCTCCCAAAACCAAACGCATAGAGCACAATAAAAAGGATGACACAAGAAACAGACACTATAAAGAGATAACGCATGGATGAAGGCAGCATGCCTCACAGAGGAGCAAATTTTCAAAGACGGGCAAAATCTGCGAGTCCTCTCCTAGACTTACTTTTTCCTCTGAGTTCTTAGTTTGGTTCATACTCCAGTCATTCCTAGCCTGAAGGAGACGCCAGGAATCGATTCCGTTTCATGCCGGGCGTCCAGCTGCTGGCTCCCTCCCCAGTGCTGATATTAGCAACTGGTCCGCCTCGCGTTCTCTGCTTCTCAAACCGCCTTTGTCTAAAGCCCGGCGGCAGGTTCCAGAAGCCCAGCCTTTTCCCTCCCTCGGCTTGCCTGCTCCCATCTGCTGGCTGTTGCCCTAAAACACGGGCAACTCCTTTCCCCTGCAGATTTAGTTTCTCAGATCTCTTCTTTCAGTTCCCATGGGtttcccgccccaccccacccctgcttgttaTTGCCATTCAGGGAATTAGCACAGTGAAAGGCAAAGCTGAAATAATGTGCTCTGGCAGGCATGCTGTTTTCCTGGGAGCCGTCCTGGGGCCGCGGGCTGTCCCCTCTTGTCGCTCATGGCAGTcccctgttcccccccccccctttcagTACAATCCACAGCATGTAACGTGACCTCCATgctcaaatgctttaaaaaaaattctttaatgacaGAAGTGACTGAGGTGACAGggatctaaaataaaaaaaacgaCACCATCCATCGCTGCTCCTTTGTAATGCTTTCCGGCCCCGCCCTCCCCTTTCTTAAAACAAGAGATCACAGGACTTCCAGTCCGGGTATCTGACAGCACAGGCTCCTGGTCCTGTGACTCTAAGACAGGTGCcagcctgcccccctcccccctcgccTTACAGCATCCACTGTGGGTTGTCACCGAATGTTGGGGTCACAAGAACAAGCCCCAAGCTACATCCCTTGATTTCCTTAAGGCCCTAGAGCTCCACTGGAAAGAATTTGAATCCTGGCCACAAGTGATGTTCAGATTCGGGGACCCAGGGACAGGGGGGGCACTCAGGTTTTAAACACCCAGAGGACATCATCTGATACTGAGAGAAGTCCTTTATATCAGTCCCGTCGGATATTAACCACCTATAAATAGTAGTGTTTTGGGTAAAGAATATCAAGCTCTTTGACTTAGAAGTTTCTCATCTTCAACCCTTCACTTTCTTagcagctgtttttttttttaatatagatgaatgtattttatttaaagtgactTCTAAAAGCCAGTTCAACTACTGAATGCCTTCCCATTTCTCCTCACTCTCTGAATTCAATACCCAGACCCTGTACCCATTAACTCAAAATGCAGATTGAGTCTCCACCCCTAGAAGAAATAATGTCTTTCAAAgagctttctcttcttccttttgaaaaGCTTCTGCCCGGCTCTAATGGACCTAATGGGACCATATGCTGACTCCTTGCTTTGGCAGGGATAGGAAAACAAATGCGGGCGAGGCACCCTGCTCCAGGTGAATGACACATCAGTTCCTGAacacactgaattttttttaagcaaactctACACAcagcatgggactcgaactcacaaccccggaggccaacagtcacatgctccatcAACCGAGCCAACTAGGCTCCCCAGTAGTTTTTCTTACTGTTAGTTTccattgttcccatttttttattcttccaaattataccttattttcctctctcctttacTACATTCTCCTCATTCTTTAAGACCTGCCACAAATATACTCCGGTGAACCACCTTCAGATTTTTAGGCAAAGTAGAACAAAGAAGATGTAACCATTATGCTGGTAAGGCAGATTAATCTAATTCTTAGTGTCTTCCACGGAACAGAGCAAGAGAAATGATGGAGAGTGCGTGATAATGGAAAACTCAATCCCAAGcttctctttttccaaataaggcctttaaagaggagcttattgtatattttatctcAAAACAACAGAGAGTAATTTCAGTATCTCGTTTGGCAAAGCCCTTTGGCTTAgaatgaatattaatatatttgcaGTCTGCAAAGTGCTCAGGGTACAGATGCATAACTTGATTAGTCCAACGGACTCTGTTTACATTGTTGTTTCCAACTGGCCAAAAACGCAGGGTTCAGATCTACACAGCCATCAGAGACCTCCATTACAATGCcattatatgaagaaataaatgcacaCCAGCCAAATTAGGAGCTATCCCAATGTTTCTGTATTCAATCTATTACCTTGAATGGCATTGTTTGTGTGTTAAAAATACAGCtgtttttcctctctgcccttttggCTGTCCTTGGCCCCACATTCCCCACTCCCAGAttctagtatttaaaaaacacacacacacacacacacacacacaggaaaacttttaaagaaacttcaTGTTGCTCCTAATAGGCCGTAAGACATGCTTACCCAGAACAGACACGGTGTTTTTCTCACTGCTGAGACTGAACAGCTCAGCCGTCTTTCCCTCCACGCCTTTGACTGCAGGCAACGGCCAGTTTGGCACCTGCTGGCCTAGCAACCAAAGCCCGAGGTTCACCTTGCAAGCAATTATTCCTGAACTAGCCAATTAATCAGGCTAGACGTGTTTACCCTCCTCTGGGGCCACCTTCAAAGCTTGCTCTTCATTCCattcagaagtttttattttttgtagactatttgatcatttttttggGGTGATGGAGCTATGTAGAACACAGCTCCAAAGTGAAAGAGAGCATCCCTGATCGGAAATGATGGAAGACTCGGAATCTCTATGGAATACAGAAATAATCAAAGGGGTGAAAGAGTATTATCCCCTGACACCCCAGCACCGTTAAGCTCCCTGTGTGAAGAGGCAGGGTGGCCCTTGTCTGCCGCCATGAGACCTCAAGAAGActggggtgggggcgcctgggtggctcaatgggttaagcgtccggctttggttcacgtcatcatctcacggtttgtgggttcgagccccgcgtcgggctctgtgctgacagctagctcaaagcctggagcctgctttggattctgtgtctccttctctctctgatcctcccctgctcgcactgtctctctctgtctctcaaaaatatattaaaaaaaaaatagaagactggGTTGAAGGTGGCGACACAGCAAAAATTGTGGCTAACCAGGCAGTCATAAAAGAACTTGCATGAAGAACTTGGCCTTCATCTTGCTGCAAAGGAACACCACCAAAGACATTTTTAGGTGGAGGAGCGCTCCCAGGCGACACGTGCCcacaggagaacaggaggaagggcaagagaaaaataaaccctgTTGAGAAAGTATTCATCAGCCCATAAAGGCATACTACATACATTAACAATGATATTTACAGGAATGCCTGcatggtttagtcggttaagtgtctgactcttttttttttattttgagagagagagagagagagagggggacagcttgagcaggggagggtcagggagagaaggagtcacagaatctgaagcaggctccaggctctgagctagctgtcagcacagagcccgacacggggcttgaacccatgaactctgagttcatgacctgagccgaagtcggaggcttaaccaactgagccacccaggtgccccaagtgtctgactcttgatttcggctcaggtcatgatctcacagcttgtgggttcgaactCCGCATCTGGCTCTGGCGCTGaaggtgtggaacctgcttgggattctctctccccctctccctccctgcccctccccaacttgtgtgcatgtgcacgttctctctctctctctctctctctttaaataaataaataaaaacattaaaaaataaagtatttttaaaactaataaatgtaaataaagtctCTTAAACTATGAGATAAAGGTGCTGGCTACACCTTAACTGTTTTCTAGAAACAAGTCTAAGGCTTTAATGAACCAGAACATCAGATACCACAGCTTTTGAGTTTTTTCTTAGATAAAGAAATACAGATAGAAGAAGGATTTAAAGTCCCAGGGTCGCTAAGGAATTAGTGGAAAGTCTAAACCTGCGTTTTCATTCCTTCAACCTCGTAATGTAGAAATATGCATGTTACCTTATTTATACTATTTGCCTATATGTATGtgtcgaatgaatgaatgaatgaatgaccacaTTCCCCCGTGGTTCCAGGTGCTTATAGGTAAATACACTCTTAGCTGGAAATGGGAACAGAGCAACTGGTGTCTTTTATCTTTCAAACAAAAACTCTGACCGGATTGATTGACCAGATAGATTAAACGGTATTTAAAAACCTACAACTTTCAATCATATTTCTGTGGGAAACTATGCAAGATGTGTTTTCACTTGAGTATCAAGAAGGGGTGCCCATTCACCCCCACAGTATGACTAACAGCCCATTCTGCAaactcaggacacctgggtttTTGTTACTATTCCACCTTTAACTGATTATGTGGCCTTAGGCCCCCACTTGCTTCATCTTTAAAAAGGATGTTCTCGGGATGTCGgggggctcagacagttaagcacctgactgctggagttggctcaggtcatgatgtcatgcatggttcgtgagatcgggccctgcgtggggctcagcatggacagcacagagcctgcgggggattctctctctccctctttctctacgtgcccctcctctactcttgcacttttgtgtgtgctctctccgtcttttcctctctctaaaaataaataaacttaaaaaaaaaaaaggacattctcTCTGGTGAGTGAGCCCAACCAAGCAGCAGTGACGAATCCAGGAAGTGTGAAGTATGGCCTCTGTCCTTCAGGAAACTGTATCCTCACTAGGATTCAAAATACATTCAGCTGAAAGTACATAACCAACAAAACACAGAAGACTGTGGATCAGTTCCAAACAAGAGGATATCCACTAAATACAATGGGAgctcagaggagaaaaaagcTCCCTTGAAGCTGGTTAGAAAGCACTTCCAATGTCGGTATCCCACACTCTGAATACGGAGAAGGCACTCCAGTTGGAGAAATTACAAGAGGGAGCAAGGACACAAACACaagaaagcccaatgtggagaCATTTCCCAGTCAGGGTTGTGAATCTAGAACTTCACTGGCGTAGCAGCAGATAAAACCTTCCTATCAATGAGCCATGACCTCAGAGTACCAGTCCTAGCTAGAAGGTGACCTGCAGGACAGTGGGgactccccgccacccccccatTCCTACCAGGGTCCAACAACTCAAAGAGCCTTCCCTTGTGTCCCAGCAGGTGGGCCATTTGGCACACACTGCGTTCAATGCTTGTTTAATTGGTCCAGGATTTAGCCATGGGAAAAAGAGTGTTAAAATGTATCATatagatttctatttctattttaatttataccgactgttttcatttatatattagaaCAGCATAAGCTGAGAGCCctccatgatttttttcttttaagtgaatGTTCTAGTTCCCAGACGTGTGGTTTTACTGTTCCAACGGTCCTTTCTTCGCTCCTAGGTTTCAACATACACCTAGAGGGGCCTAACTCTGAATGTACCACATCAGCACTGAGCTGCTTTTGCGTTTCCTCGCAtaccttttctttgtttaattgcATGTACTTATGCAAACTTCATTATACTTTCATAATTGTTCTGGGACTTGTTTTCCATTCTCAATTAACTGTTGTCCTTCAGTTGGGAAAGAAATTGAGGGGATACAGTCTTGAGCAGGCatactacatttaaaatgttaagtcaCAGCAGAATGAAGTCTGTTGAACTAACATTGGGAGCATAAGTCAGACTGGCAGAAAAGGTTGGGGGAATGAGGTGAGATTATATCATTTCTTGGGTTTGCTGGTGGCTGTCCTTTGGAAGGTCATTTTTGTGTGGTTTCCTTTGTTATTGAAGCAGGCCAAATGACTCCGGgatttattttgagttataaAATGTAAGGGGCCACCTGGGTTGCtctgttggtgaagcatccaactcctgattttggctcaggttgtgatctcacagtttatgggattctctctccctctctctctgtctctcaaaataaataataaacttaaaaaaataaaatgtaaggatTCATGTTTTTTCCTTGAGCTAAGAGTAATTCACAGGAAAGTAGGGAATGCTGACAATCCAATTCACTTTGCCAACTACACAACTCTGCACTGGGGGGCCAGATAGTTTGTCAATAGGggtttttgcttgtgtttttcatGAGAATCATTGTGAtgtcagagagaagaaaggagatttCCAAAGCacatcttaaaaacaacaatCCTCCCATAACTGAGGAGTCCTCTAATGGGGTTCACTGGGGAAACCACCTTCTCCTGAGACCCAATCATCTTGCTTTCTATATGCTTCATCTAATTAGCAACAGAAGAACCTGTTGTCTAGATCATGGAACCCAAAGCATTATTAAATGTCTCGTTTCAGAGGAGGGAAGAAGTTTAATATGCAGAATCTTAAAACCTAGAAAGCAGGTCCAGAGGATGTTATCCTAGATAGACCATATCATGGTGATATGAGGTGAAGTGATCTGCATCTGATTTTGCTGGAGTGAAGGTATCATGGAAACACTTCCTGGAGGCTAACGAGTGCTAAGCAAATACTTGCAAAAGACACTATACACATATTCAAATAGGCAAATGTCCAAACATGCGCAGATAGGAGGCAATTTTCCCATCGCATAAATGTAGcaattagaaatataaagaacCTGAAATGTGGAGGCTTAGTAAATAACAAATACATAACCTCAAAGAAGTCACAGCCAATTACCACCGCTGAAATTTACCACTGAATTTACATGTGGAAGTGAATTGCTTAACTCTggaaaaaccaaaacatttgtttctaaaaatattcagCCCAAACTAGGTGTGCTTGTGGCTTGGGGATAAGGATTGTCCAGATCAAAAGTATGCAAACTCTGTCAAACATCTGTCACCTGGAGCGGTTCTTAAAATACAGGTTGCAGGACCGTGCAAGAGGTTGGCAACTTCCAGGTGGAAGTTAATAATCTGCATTTTTAGCGAGCTCTTGGGATCAACCTTTGAGAACCAGTGGATCAGACACcaaaattctttgatttttttttcctccatgatgCTACCTGATCTGTTTGCCTGTGATGAAGCAATacactgtaaaacaaaacaaacaacccataTTTGGGAAAAACAATACTGTAGGATTtgagaatatttaataaacagGAACTGGAATGGTGGGTGATCTGATCCTTTGAATAAAATTTCCTATGGAGAGTTTACAGCACCCTCAGGAAGAACAGAAGAACGTGGATGTACAGAAAGGTGTTGGTACTGCTATGTAAGTAAGAAAAACCCTAACTGCGCAGAGTCCTGCCCCAAATGCCTTGTCTAATTTACCATATACAGCAAGCACACCTGTGCATAATCCCAGTCTCCCACATTGTAAGGAACAGGATTATTTACTGACAAACACTAATGTTTTGGGTATCTAATATGCCATAGATTGAAGTAGAGGAAGGATGTAGGAGAGATATTAA from Suricata suricatta isolate VVHF042 chromosome 7, meerkat_22Aug2017_6uvM2_HiC, whole genome shotgun sequence carries:
- the LOC115295632 gene encoding N-acetyllactosaminide beta-1,6-N-acetylglucosaminyl-transferase-like → MLPSSMRYLFIVSVSCVILFIVLYAFGFGSEQGFQRLNNSDTWMLTQVCTSFIRGKMPFLWRNKLRLHEKSSCKEYLTQSHYITAPLSKEEADFPLAYIMVIHHHFDTFARLFRAIYMPQNVYCVHVDEKATVEFKGAVEQLLSCFPNAFLASKMEPVVYGGISRLQADLNCVKDLAASKVPWRYVINMCGQDFPLKTNKEIVQYLKGFKGKNITPGVLPPAHAIGRTKYVHREHLGKDLSYVIRTTALKPPPPHNLTIYFGSAYVALSREFTDFVLRDPRAVDLLQWSKDTFSPDEHFWVTLNRIPGMCDSVFQGSATCCTWKGFSRACSLSVDIQDGKEIYSSLGSFLDAESGDTKWYLSMA